GGCATCGTTCAGGTATTTGCCGCTCAGATGGCCAAAAGCCAGCGGCGAATAGGCGAGCAGGCCGACATTCTCGCGGTGGCAGGTCTCGGCCAGGCCGTATTCATAGACCCGGTTGAGCAGGCTGTAGGCATTTTGCGTCGAAACGATGGTTGGCAGGCCGTGTCCGCGGGCAAGACGGGTGAATTCGCTGATTCCCCACGGGTGCTCGTTGGATACGCCGATCTGGCGAATCTTGCCTTCGCGTACCAGCTCTCCGAGTGCCTCCAGTTGTTCCAAAATCGGTGTCGCGCCGCGTTCCTTGTCCGGGTCGTACTGCCATTGGCCGAACATCGGCTGGTTGCGCTCTGGCCAGTGCAGTTGGTAAAGATCGATGTAATCGGTTTGCAGGCGCTGCAAAGAGCCGTCAATCGCTGCGCGGATATTGGCGCGGTCGAGTGCCAGCGGGCCGCCACGGATCCAGTCGAGGCTGCGTGCCGGGCCGGCGACCTTGGTTGCCAGGATGATCCGGTCGCGTTGCTGGCGTTTGAGCCAGTTGCCGACGATACGCTCGGTGGCGCCATAGGTTTCGGCGCGGCTGGGGACGGCGTACATCTCGGCGGTGTCGATGAAATTGACGCCCTGCGCCAGCGCGTAGTCGAGTTGCGCATGGGCGTCGGCTTCGCTGGTCTGTTCGCCGAAGGTCATGGTGCCGAGGCAGAGGTCTGGCACTGGCAGGGGGCTGTTGCCCAGCGGGCGGATGCGGAAGGCGGTCATCGGGTCTCCTTGGTGATGGTCGGTGCGGAGTTCAGGGTTCGCTCCGGATTACTCCGTAAATCAGGATCGGACGTTGCAGCAGGGGGTCGTAGCCGAGCGGCACGATCGCCAGGTCGTGGGTATCGGCCGCCGTGCCGTTGCGCTGCAGGTAGCGGCTGGCGGCGACATGAGCCGCAGCGAAACTGCCGAAAACTGCTTGCAATTGCGGGTGACGTACCGGCAGCAGGGTGCCGCTGTCACCGTCGAGCAGGCAGTCGCTGTCCAGGCGTTGCACCCCATAGCCGACGGCCGGGCGTGGCAGGGGCAGGACGTCAATGTCAAACGGGTCGCCGAAGGTGTCGGCCGGCAAGTCGAGCAAATTCATAAGTCGGCCATTGTAGCGTTTGCCCTGCGCTTGGCGATGTTGCGGCAAGGGCCGCGTGCTAAAATCCCCGGCTGTCACAATTACATAACGGAACTGTCATGTTCGGTCGCCTGATGCCCAAAGAGGGCAAGTACTTCGATCTTTTCAATGCGCATGCTGACCTGATCGCCGAAGGGGGCAAGGAGTTGTCGGCCTTGATCGGCGCCTTGGTAGGGGCACCCGAGAAGGCCGCGGCGCACGCGGACCGGATCGACCGCCTTGAGCGCGACGCCGACAAGATCACCCACGATACCCTCGGGCAACTGCACACTTCGTTCATCACTCCGTTTGACCGCGACGAGATTCACCAACTGATCAGCGATATGGACAATATCCTCGACGTGATCCAGGACGTTGCCGAGTCGATGTCGCTATACGACATCAAGCAAGTGCCGCACGAAGCCACCCGTCTGGCCGAAGTCAGCGACCAGTGCTGTGTCAGCGTCCAGGCCGTGGTCAAGTTGCTGCACAGCATGGACAATGCCCCGACCATCCTGCGCAAGTGCAATGAAATCGACGAACTTGAATCTGACGCCGACCGCATTTTGCGTGAAGCCATGTCGCGCTTGTTCCGCGAAGAGTCGGATGTGCGCCAGCTGATCAAGCTGAAGGAAATCTACGAACTGCTCGAAAGCGTCACCGACCGCTGCAAGGACGTTGCCGGCACCATCGAAGCCATCGTTCTCGAAAACTCCTGAGCCGGAGGCCGCAATGGACTCCTTGCAAATCAGTCTCTGGGTGGTTGTCACCCTGGTTGCCGTCGCGCTGCTGTTCGATTTCATGAACGGTTTCCACGACGCTGCCAATTCGATTGCGACCATCGTCTCGACCCGCGTGCTCAAACCGCATCAGGCGGTCATCTGGGCTGCCGCCTTCAATTTTCTGGCCTATTTCCTGTTCCAGCTGAAGGTTGCCGCCACCATCGGGAAAGGCACCATCGACCCGGCGATCGTCGACCATTACATCATCTTCGGTGCCTTGGTCGGGGCCATCATCTGGAACATCATCACCTGGTACTACGGGATTCCCTCGTCCTCGTCGCATGCGCTGGTTGGCGGCCTGGTCGGAGCGGCTGTGGCCAAGGCCGGATTTTCTGGCCTGATTACCTCCGGGGTGCTCAAGATCATCGCTTTCATTTTCATCGCGCCATTGTTCGGCTTCGTGATCGGCGGCACCTTGATGGTGATTGTTTCCTGGCTCTGCCGCAACATGGCAGCGCGCAAGGTGGATAAGCACTTCCGTCGTTTTCAGCTGATTTCTGCGGCAGCCTACAGTCTTGGGCATGGCGGTAATGATGCGCAGAAAACGGTCGGCATTATCTGGATGCTGCTGATCGCAGCAGGAATTTCCCAGAGCACCGATCCGGTGCCCGGCTGGGTGGTTTTCTCCTGCTACGCGGCGATGGGTCTGGGGACGATGTTCGGGGGATGGCGCATCGTCAAAACCATGGGCAATCGCATTACCAAGCTTAATCAGGCGCGCGGTTTCTGTGCCAACAGTGGCGGTGCTGCAACCTTGTTCATGGCCAGCGCCTTCGGGATTCCGGTTTCGACCACTCACACCATTACCGGTGCGATTGCCGGGGTTGGCTCGACCCGGGGGGCCAGGCGAGTGCGCTGGGGGGTAGCCGGTGGTATCGTCTGGGCTTGGATTCTGAC
This genomic window from Dechloromonas sp. ZY10 contains:
- a CDS encoding NADP(H)-dependent aldo-keto reductase, whose product is MTAFRIRPLGNSPLPVPDLCLGTMTFGEQTSEADAHAQLDYALAQGVNFIDTAEMYAVPSRAETYGATERIVGNWLKRQQRDRIILATKVAGPARSLDWIRGGPLALDRANIRAAIDGSLQRLQTDYIDLYQLHWPERNQPMFGQWQYDPDKERGATPILEQLEALGELVREGKIRQIGVSNEHPWGISEFTRLARGHGLPTIVSTQNAYSLLNRVYEYGLAETCHRENVGLLAYSPLAFGHLSGKYLNDASAHGRLTIWEFFGQRYAKPNVRPAVEAYAALAQAHGLTLTQLALAFVRSRWFVASTIIGASNLAQLKENIAAFQVPLTPEVIAGIEAIHLRYTNPAP
- a CDS encoding DUF47 domain-containing protein — its product is MFGRLMPKEGKYFDLFNAHADLIAEGGKELSALIGALVGAPEKAAAHADRIDRLERDADKITHDTLGQLHTSFITPFDRDEIHQLISDMDNILDVIQDVAESMSLYDIKQVPHEATRLAEVSDQCCVSVQAVVKLLHSMDNAPTILRKCNEIDELESDADRILREAMSRLFREESDVRQLIKLKEIYELLESVTDRCKDVAGTIEAIVLENS
- a CDS encoding anion permease; amino-acid sequence: MDSLQISLWVVVTLVAVALLFDFMNGFHDAANSIATIVSTRVLKPHQAVIWAAAFNFLAYFLFQLKVAATIGKGTIDPAIVDHYIIFGALVGAIIWNIITWYYGIPSSSSHALVGGLVGAAVAKAGFSGLITSGVLKIIAFIFIAPLFGFVIGGTLMVIVSWLCRNMAARKVDKHFRRFQLISAAAYSLGHGGNDAQKTVGIIWMLLIAAGISQSTDPVPGWVVFSCYAAMGLGTMFGGWRIVKTMGNRITKLNQARGFCANSGGAATLFMASAFGIPVSTTHTITGAIAGVGSTRGARRVRWGVAGGIVWAWILTVPCSALMAAIAWYLGTLVL